AAAATAAGCAAGCACAATATATTTAATTTGTTCGAATTGCTTCGACTAAAGCGGCTCATTCTCCAACATTCCTCACTCTAGATTCATCCACATAAAGCCCTTCAGCTTCAGCGGCTTCCTTGATAGCTTCAAAATTATACTGTTCTGTAATTTGATCCATTAATTGAGTGGTTTGTAAATTCAAATCAGCAATTTGCTGCTCATAGACTTGAGTAGCACGAATCATTTCAGCATCTCTATACTGTATCACTAAATTACACACTGTCAAGATTAAGGTAATACACATACATACACCTAAAGCTATCCATGTCCCTTTGCCGAGAGCTTTTGCTCTTTTCTTAGCTTGTAGATCCGTTGTATCAGTATCGATATTCCTTACTGCTTCATGAGACGTTCCCACATAGGAATTACGCGCGTAATTATCTGTGCTTAAGTATTCACTTGGGCTATGTACAATTTCACTACGTCTTTCCATGGATTAATCCTCTCAATTAATGACTATCGTTAAATCTTTTTCTTTCAATAATTCTAAGTTTTGCACTTCTTGAGCGATGATTATCTGTAAGTTCATCATCACTGGCTAAAATCGGCTTACGAGTAATGCGTTCAAATTCTGGCTGAACTCGATCTGGCATTACTGGTAAATTAGGCGGCAACTCTGGCTGAGCACTGACTTGATTAAACATTTGCTTGACGAGTCTATCTTCTAAGGAATGGAAAGAGATGACAGAGACTCGACCGCCTACTTTCAACATACTTAAGGCATCTTCTAGAGACTCCTCCAAGGCACCTAGTTCATCATTTACAGCAATCCGTATCGCTTGGAAAGTCCTCTTTGCAGGGTGCGGCCCTGTGCGCCTTGTAGCCGCGGGAATCGCTTCTTTAATCAGCTCTGAAAGTTCGATTGTGCTTTCAATAGGTGTTTCACTACGTTTCTGTTCAATAGCACGGGCAATCCGTTTGGCGAAACGCTCTTCGCCATAGCGATGAATAATCCGCACTAAGTCCTCATAAGGCCACTCATTGACTACATCATAAGCTGTCAACGCTTGGCTTTGATTCATTCGCATATCCAAGCGCGCTTCTTTGTTATAACTGAACCCTCGCTCAGCTTGATCTAACTGAGGGGAAGATACACCAAGGTCATAGTAGACCCCATCCACATATTTCACCCCTAATTCGCTGAGAGCTGGCTTCAACTCGCGGAAATTCCGATGAACAAAGGTTACCTGACCCGCTTGAATATATTGAGCTAAACGTTCCTGGGCATTCTCAATCGCCGTAATATCCTGATCGAATGCATAAAGGTGTCCCCTGTTCGTTAATTTACTCAACAAGTATTCCGCATGCCCTGCACCCCCAAGGGTACAATCCACGTAGATCCCATTTGGGTTGACCTCCAGACCATCAATGGTCTCCTTTAATAAGACCGTCTCGTGTTGGAAAGACATACTGACACCCCCTTTAATTAAAAGCCAAAATCAATCATATCTTCCGCAATATCTTCGAAATTCTCTTCAGCCACATCCGCAAACGCATCCCAACTCGCCTTGCTCCAAATTTCGATTCGATCAGACACACCAATTACTTGGCATTCCTTCTCAATCTTGGCGTAGGATAATAAGTTCTGTGGCAAATTGATACGCCCTTGCTTGTCGATTTCTACTTCAGTGGCAGCTGAATAGAAAAAACGGGTAAACGCTCGCGCATCTTTCTTAGCCAATGGTAACTGGGTTAATTTCTCCTGAATGACTTCCCAACTTTCCATTGGGAAACCAAATAAACAACCATCTAAACCTCTAGTCACTATAAAACTCGACCCTAAATCAGGTCGAAACTTAGCAGGCATGATAAGTCGGCCTTTTGTGTCAATATTATGTTGATATTCACCAATCAGCACGACCCCATACTCCTTTCATTCTAAGTATATTTAGTCTACCACAATTCTCCACTTTCTACCACCACTTTCCCCAAACCCACAAAAAAACCTCTGATTCTTCTGAATCAGAGGTTAATGATTGTTGATGTTATCGTATTTGTAAGCAGGTGGGAGGAAAGTGGGTGACTTTCCCACTTAAGCTAGCAGAGATATCATACGTAAAATTCCTAAAGCAATCGCGAGACTTCCCCACGTAATAAAAAGAAGCCGACGCGATCGTTCAAAGTAGTCTAACAACTTAAACTCGGTAATCTTTGGAACATATTCATATAAATCTAGCCCCAATAACAAAGCGCTCATCAGCAATGTATAAGGAATGAGTGAATAACTAAAAATAAGCACACTAAAGCAATGAATCATCACAAGCAGCAAAGGAAGTAGGGCTATACTCAGTTTTATGCGACGTCCATTCGTCCACTGTGGCAACAGAACTTTACCAGCATAAATCACCAGAACTGGCGCGAAATATAAAAGCACCTCTCCCCATACAAACGAACTTGTCATCACCGCATCATCCTTACTAATAAGTCAGCTTTACGCTACTTTCAGACTTCTTTCTTAACGGATAAAATCATAAATATGCTGCCAGGTATCTCGATTAAATACTTCCCAGAAATTTCCATCACCTATCATAGTGTAGCCGATATATAAACCTAATACAACACATATCACAAAGACAAGCACAAAGAGAATAACTTGTAACAATGTCTTTAAGCCCCGTTTCACTACAGAAGCTCTCAGTACTTCTTCTGCCATTTATATGCC
This region of Suicoccus acidiformans genomic DNA includes:
- the rsmH gene encoding 16S rRNA (cytosine(1402)-N(4))-methyltransferase RsmH; protein product: MSFQHETVLLKETIDGLEVNPNGIYVDCTLGGAGHAEYLLSKLTNRGHLYAFDQDITAIENAQERLAQYIQAGQVTFVHRNFRELKPALSELGVKYVDGVYYDLGVSSPQLDQAERGFSYNKEARLDMRMNQSQALTAYDVVNEWPYEDLVRIIHRYGEERFAKRIARAIEQKRSETPIESTIELSELIKEAIPAATRRTGPHPAKRTFQAIRIAVNDELGALEESLEDALSMLKVGGRVSVISFHSLEDRLVKQMFNQVSAQPELPPNLPVMPDRVQPEFERITRKPILASDDELTDNHRSRSAKLRIIERKRFNDSH
- the mraZ gene encoding division/cell wall cluster transcriptional repressor MraZ, whose translation is MLIGEYQHNIDTKGRLIMPAKFRPDLGSSFIVTRGLDGCLFGFPMESWEVIQEKLTQLPLAKKDARAFTRFFYSAATEVEIDKQGRINLPQNLLSYAKIEKECQVIGVSDRIEIWSKASWDAFADVAEENFEDIAEDMIDFGF
- a CDS encoding DNA-directed RNA polymerase subunit beta codes for the protein MAEEVLRASVVKRGLKTLLQVILFVLVFVICVVLGLYIGYTMIGDGNFWEVFNRDTWQHIYDFIR